One Vespa crabro chromosome 1, iyVesCrab1.2, whole genome shotgun sequence genomic region harbors:
- the LOC124432794 gene encoding secretory carrier-associated membrane protein 5A, with protein MSGFDENPFGEPTIHDPFSDPAIKRAVASTPANKGLEDYNPFSEQTVTQGTAQVRGASNPPIYGGIGATQQPATLQPSNQEAPPPPYARTPQQTVNAALGSTLSPSTDQRTDEEWKTRREEEMRNTSYFPRRNNWPPLPERYCFQPCFYQDIDVEIHADFQKIVRQLYYLWMFHGLVLFLNVIGGFVLMFHSKIFSIFGLGILYLILFTPFSFLCWFRPAYRAFKNDSSFNFMVFFFVFFFQLVVTSIQAIGIPGSGTCGIITAISAFNSTAAGIFVGILLLFIAIGFIFAAGGDLLLLTKIHRIYRTSDASVSKAQQEFATTFLRNEHVQNAASNVAATAVRTQMANAAQPRY; from the exons ATGTCAGGTTTCGACGAGAATCCATTTGGAGAACCTACTATTCACGATCCTTTTTCG gatCCTGCAATAAAAAGAGCAGTTGCTTCAACACCTGCTAATAAGGGCCTCGAAGACTATAACCCTTTTTCTGAGCAAACAGTAACACAAGGAACTGCACAAGTCAGAGGTGCATCAAATCCTCCTATTTATGGAGGAATAGGAGCAACACAGCAACCAGCAACGCTTCAACCTTCAAATCAAGAAGCTCCACCACCTCCATATGCGCGTACTCCACAGCAAACAGTGAATGCAGCACTTGGAAGCACATTATCACCTTCTACAGAT CAAAGAACTGATGAAGAATGGAAAacaaggagagaagaagagatgaGGAATACTTCATATTTTC CAAGGCGAAATAATTGGCCACCTTTACCTGAGAGATACTGTTTTCAACCATGCTTTTATCAAGATATTGATGTGGAAATTCATGCTGACTTTCAAAAGATAGTGAGACAGTTGTATTATTTATGGATGT TTCATGGCTTAGTATTGTTTTTGAATGTAATTGGTGGATTTGTCTTGATGTTTCATAGTAAAATCTTTTCCATATTTGGTCTTGGTATCCTGTATCTTATTTTGTTTACaccattttcatttctttgctGGTTCAGACCAGCATATAGAGCTTTTAA gAATGATAGCTCCTTCAACTTTATggtgtttttctttgttttcttttttcaattagtTGTTACAAGTATACAAGCTATTGGTATACCTGGATCAGGCACATg tgGAATAATAACAGCTATTTCTGCATTTAACTCAACTGCAGCAGGAATTTTTGTTGGAATTCTGTTACTTTTCATTGCTATTGGTTTTATCTTTGCAGCAGGTGGTGATCTCCTTTTATTGACTAAg ATTCATCGAATTTATCGAACATCAGATGCAAGTGTATCAAAGGCACAACAAGAATTTGCTACAACTTTCTTGCGTAATGAACATGTCCAAAATGCTGCGAGTAATGTAGCAGCTACCGCTGTTCGGACACAGATGGCTAATGCTGCTCAGCCACGTTATTAG